The following coding sequences are from one Saccopteryx bilineata isolate mSacBil1 chromosome 3, mSacBil1_pri_phased_curated, whole genome shotgun sequence window:
- the MFSD2A gene encoding sodium-dependent lysophosphatidylcholine symporter 1, which translates to MAKGEGSESVSAAGLLPTSILQAGERPAQVKKEPKKKQQLSICNKLCYAVGGAPYQVTGCALGFFLQIYLLDVAQVDPFSASIILFVGRAWDAFTDPLVGFCISKSSWTRLGRLMPWIIFSTPLAIIAYFLIWFVPDFPESHAYLFLWYLLFYCLFQTLVTCFHVPYSALTMFISTEQSERDSATAYRMTVEVLGTVLGTAIQGQIVGQADTPCLQDPSGSAVASEGANRTYSTTSLRKTQNAYLLAAGVIASIYVICAVILVLGVREQREPYETQQAEPLSFFRGLRLVMSHGPYVKLIAGFLFTSLAFMLVEGNFALFCTYTLGFRNEFQNLLLAIMLSATFTIPFWQWFLTRFGKKTAVYVGISSAVPFLILVAVMESNLIVTYVVAVAAGISVAAAFLLPWSMLPDVIDNFHLKHPHSHGTEPIFFSFYVFFTKFASGISLGISTLSLDFAGYRTRGCSQPARVRFTLKMLVTMAPIVLILLGLLLFKLYPIDEERRRQNKKALQALREEASSSGCSDTDSTELASIL; encoded by the exons ATGGCCAAAGGAGAAGGCTCCGAGAGCGTCTCCGCAGCTGGGCTGCTGCCTACAAGCATCCTCCAAGCTGGTGAACGCCCGGCCCAGGTGAAG aaggaaccaaagaaaaaacaacagtTGTCCATCTGTAACAAGCTTTGCTATGCAGTTGGGGGGGCCCCCTACCAGGTGACAGGCTGTGCCCTGGGATTCTTCCTGCAGATCTACCTGTTGGATGTGGCTCAG GTGGACCCATTCTCTGCCTCCATCATCTTATTTGTGGGCCGAGCTTGGGATGCCTTCACAGACCCCCTGGTAGGCTTCTGCATTAGCAAATCCTCCTGGACCCGTCTGGGCCGCCTCATGCCTTG GATCATCTTCTCCACGCCGCTGGCCATCATTGCCTACTTCCTCATCTGGTTTGTGCCTGACTTCCCAGAGAGccatgcttatttatttttatggtacCTGCTTTTCTACTGCCTCTTTCAGACTCTGGTCACG TGTTTCCATGTTCCCTACTCAGCGCTCACCATGTTCATCAGCACAGAACAGAGTGAACGGGATTCAGCCACTGCCTACC GGATGACTGTGGAGGTATTgggcacagtgctgggcacagcGATCCAAGGGCAAATCGTAGGCCAAGCAGACACGCCTTGTCTTCAGGACCCCAGTGGTTCGGCAGTGGCCTCGGAAGGTGCCAATCGCACATACAGTACTACCTCACTCAGAAAAACG CAAAATGCATACCTGCTGGCAGCAGGGGTCATTGCCTCCATCTATGTCATCTGTGCTGTCATCCTGGTCCTAGgtgtgagagagcagagag AACCCTATGAGACTCAGCAGGCTGAGCCACTATCCTTCTTTCGGGGCCTCCGGCTGGTCATGAGTCATGGTCCGTATGTCAAGCTTATTGCCGGCTTCCTCTTCACCTCCCTGGCTTTCATG CTGGTGGAGGGGAACTTCGCCTTGTTTTGCACCTACACCTTGGGCTTCCGCAATGAATTCCAGAACCTCCTCCTGGCCATTATG CTCTCGGCCACATtcaccattcccttctggcagtGGTTTCTAACCCGCTTTGGCAAGAAGACGGCTGTCTACGTTGGGATCTCA TCAGCAGTGCCATTTCTCATCCTGGTAGCCGTCATGGAGAGCAACCTGATTGTCACATATGTGGTAGCTGTGGCAGCCGGCATCAGTGTAGCAGCTGCATTCTTACTACCCTG GTCCATGCTGCCCGATGTCATTGACAACTTCCACTTGAAGCACCCCCACTCCCACGGAAccgagcccatcttcttctccttctACGTCTTCTTCACCAAGTTTGCCTCCGGAATCTCACTGGGCATCTCTACCCTCAGTCTTGA CTTTGCTGGGTACCGGACCCGTGGCTGCTCCCAGCCGGCACGTGTCAGGTTTACATTGAAGATGCTGGTGACGATGGCTCCCATAGTCCTCATCCTGCTAGGCCTACTGCTCTTCAAGCTGTACCCCATTGACGAGGAGAGGCGGCGACAGAACAAGAAGGCCCTGCAGGCTCTGAG GGAAGAGGCCAGCAGCTCGGGCTGCTCTGACACAGACTCTACAGAACTAGCCAGCATCCTCTAG